In Pirellulales bacterium, the following are encoded in one genomic region:
- a CDS encoding transposase, whose translation MGRPRRADDRGFVYHVLNRANARSPIFETPSDYQAFEKVLAQAVERAGTRLLAYCLMPNHWHLLVWPRKDG comes from the coding sequence ATGGGAAGGCCGCGGCGAGCCGACGATCGAGGTTTTGTCTACCATGTGCTCAACCGCGCGAATGCGCGATCGCCGATTTTCGAGACGCCCAGCGACTATCAGGCCTTTGAAAAGGTGCTCGCGCAAGCCGTCGAGCGCGCCGGCACGCGGCTGCTCGCCTACTGCTTGATGCCCAACCATTGGCACTTGCTGGTCTGGCCGCGGAAGGATGG